The following coding sequences are from one Molothrus aeneus isolate 106 chromosome Z, BPBGC_Maene_1.0, whole genome shotgun sequence window:
- the SREK1IP1 gene encoding protein SREK1IP1 produces MALPGGNKDNIRAGCKKCGYPGHLTFECRNFLRVDPQRDIVLDVSSTSSEDSEEEELQRLQAMREKKNLNEEEEKKKQKRKSKEKTKLKRSRKRSSSSSSAEEDEPKSKKQKSHKKEKEKGKKHKSKKGKHHKKEKKKRRKEKSSSSNSSDSSSND; encoded by the exons ATGGCGCTGCCGG gtggaaataAGGATAATATCAGAGCTGGATGCAAGAAGTGCGGATACC CTGGTCATCTGACATTTGAATGTCGAAACTTCCTCCGAGTAGATCCTCAAAGAGATATTGTTTTAGACGTTAGCAGCACTAGCAGTGAGGACAGCGAGGAAGAGGAACTGCAGAGATTACAAGCCATGCGTGAAAAAAAGA ATCtaaatgaagaagaagaaaaaaagaaacaaaaaagaaaaagcaaagagaaaacaaaattaaaaagatcAAGGAAAAG atctTCCTCATCTAGTTCAGCAGAAGAGGACGAGCCAAagtcaaaaaaacaaaaatcacacaaaaaagaaaaggaaaaggggaaaaagcataaatcaaagaaaggaaagcatcataaaaaggagaagaagaagagacGAAAGGAAAAAAGTTCATCTTCTAACAGTTCAGACAGTTCAAGTAATGACTGA
- the RGS7BP gene encoding regulator of G-protein signaling 7-binding protein isoform X2, translating to MYTTEMLKSICLLGSLQFHRKGKEPCGPPKILDTKVEESSEVPILEDTSLSPTDIQQHLWQVSTDIENTEGDMREMKNLLSKLRETMPLPLKNQDDSSLLNLTPYPLVRRRKRRFFGLCCLVSS from the exons ATGTACACAACAGAAATGCTAAAGTCCATATGTCTGCTAGGATCGCTGCAGTTTCATCGGAAAG gaaaagaaccTTGTGGCCCACCCAAGATCTTAGATACTAAAGTGGAGGAGAGTTCTGAAGTACCTATTTTAGAAGACACATCATTATCACCAACAGATATTCAACAGCATCTATGGCAGGTTTCCACAGATATTGAAAACACTGAAGG AGATatgagagaaatgaaaaaccTTTTAAGTAAACTCAGGGAGACTATGCCTTTACCATTGAAAAATCAAG ATGATAGCAGCCTCCTAAACTTGACTCCCTATCCACTGGTAAGAAGACGGAAGCGAAGATTCTTTGGATTGTGTTGTCTTGTCTCAAGTTAG